The following are encoded together in the Thalassomonas haliotis genome:
- a CDS encoding DUF4124 domain-containing protein, translated as MIIRLSVLLTVLLSFTLAATSTKIYVWRNEQGVLVFSDTPRPGAEEVKVENNNDQLTSVDTSILDIKPKAIEEKYQVSISQPENNATVRDNTGSVYVAGRIKPIFKKGLKIQLYLDNIPYQEPQDHSMFVLRNIDRGEHKIKMDLINNQGKVIASSESIVFYMHRASK; from the coding sequence ATGATCATAAGATTAAGTGTTTTATTAACGGTTTTATTATCTTTTACGCTAGCAGCGACCTCCACCAAGATTTACGTCTGGCGCAATGAACAAGGCGTATTGGTTTTTTCCGACACACCAAGACCCGGAGCTGAAGAAGTTAAAGTTGAGAACAACAATGACCAGCTCACCTCAGTAGATACCTCCATTTTAGACATTAAACCCAAAGCAATTGAAGAAAAATATCAAGTCAGTATCAGCCAACCGGAAAATAATGCCACGGTAAGGGACAACACCGGCTCAGTTTATGTCGCCGGACGCATTAAACCTATCTTCAAAAAAGGCTTAAAAATACAGCTGTACCTGGACAACATCCCCTACCAGGAGCCCCAGGATCATTCTATGTTTGTCCTTCGCAATATCGACCGCGGCGAGCATAAAATTAAAATGGATTTAATCAACAATCAGGGCAAGGTTATTGCATCATCAGAATCAATTGTTTTTTATATGCACCGGGCATCGAAGTAA